In a genomic window of Meleagris gallopavo isolate NT-WF06-2002-E0010 breed Aviagen turkey brand Nicholas breeding stock chromosome 1, Turkey_5.1, whole genome shotgun sequence:
- the DNAJC28 gene encoding dnaJ homolog subfamily C member 28 produces MMLTNTIGHHLMVHQAMIPRSLKPFSYICGNRMLSGYKPKRNVKDSYKILELEEGCSLDDIRNSYRSLAKKYHPDSGSITADSAAFVKVEEAYRVVLNDVANKKKSTESKEEEEEDQLKSNTPQHRHYLSFEGVGYGTPSQREKQYMQFRVDRATEQVLAYRTRRLENQSVATDLMRAKDVRQSKKVKITQAVERLVEDLIQESMAKGDFDNLSGKGKPLQKFSDCPHIDPMTHNLNRILIDNGYQPEWILLQKEIRETIERLRKSLVESRSKLGESMTPYRQKEWNHICEQFVEDIRKLNKRIDSFNLVVPILSRQMVHFSADREIIRAQKTYEASMESTEASMESTEASGSDTKENKGEGVKRFGWKSSLLKWLNTTLK; encoded by the coding sequence ATGATGCTGACTAACACCATAGGACATCATTTAATGGTACATCAAGCAATGATTCCAAGAAGCCTGAAGCCATTTTCCTATATCTGTGGCAATAGAATGTTGTCAGGCTACAAACCTAAAAGGAATGTCAAGGACTCTTACAAAATTCTTGAGCTTGAGGAAGGATGTTCACTCGATGATATCAGAAATTCGTATCGAAGTCTTGCCAAAAAATACCATCCAGACAGCGGTTCCATCACAGCAGATTCTGCAGCATTCGTGAAAGTAGAAGAGGCATACAGAGTTGTGCTTAATGATGtggcaaacaaaaagaaatccactGAGAgtaaggaagaggaggaggaagaccAGCTCAAATCAAACACGCCACAGCATAGACACTACTTGAGTTTTGAAGGTGTTGGTTATGGAACACCGAgccaaagagaaaagcagtacaTGCAGTTCAGAGTAGATCGTGCTACTGAGCAAGTGTTGGCATACCGAACGCGGAGACTTGAAAACCAGTCTGTCGCAACGGACCTCATGAGAGCCAAGGACGTGAGACAGAGCAAAAAAGTGAAGATAACTCAGGCAGTTGAACGGTTGGTCGAGGACCTCATCCAGGAATCAATGGCAAAAGGAGATTTTGACAACCTCAGCGGGAAAGGAAAACCTTTGCAGAAGTTTTCAGATTGTCCGCATATCGATCCTATGACTCACAACCTGAACAGGATTCTGATAGACAACGGATACCAGCCGGAGTGGATCCTCTTGCAGAAAGAAATCCGGGAAACGATCGAGCGATTAAGAAAGAGCTTAGTGGAATCCAGGAGTAAGCTTGGAGAGTCAATGACTCCGTATAGGCAAAAGGAATGGAATCACATCTGTGAGCAGTTCGTGGAAGATATCAGGAAGTTAAACAAAAGAATTGACAGCTTCAATTTAGTTGTACCTATTCTGAGCAGACAAATGGTGCACTTTAGTGCAGACAGAGAAATCATTCGAGCACAAAAGACTTACGAAGCTTCGATGGAAAGCACGGAGGCTTCGATGGAAAGCACGGAGGCTTCTGGTTCagacacaaaggaaaacaaaggggAAGGTGTTAAACGGTTTGGGTGGAAGTCTTCTCTACTGAAGTGGTTAAATACTACATTGAAATAA